The proteins below come from a single Pseudomonas sp. MYb118 genomic window:
- a CDS encoding adenine phosphoribosyltransferase, with protein sequence MVFDSFDIKSLIRPVIDFPKPGVIFRDITPLFQSPTALRLVMDSFAHRYVEADFTHIGAMDARGFLIGSVLAYQLNKPLVLFRKQGKLPADVLAEGYATEYGEAFLEVHADSLCEGDSVVMFDDLIATGGTLIAAANLIRRMGARVHEAAAIIDLPELGGSQRLEDMGIPTYCLTQFALTDK encoded by the coding sequence ATGGTCTTCGATTCCTTCGACATCAAATCCCTGATCCGCCCGGTGATCGACTTCCCGAAACCGGGCGTCATCTTTCGTGACATCACCCCGCTGTTCCAGTCCCCGACCGCTCTGCGCCTGGTGATGGACAGCTTCGCCCACCGCTACGTCGAAGCTGACTTCACCCACATCGGTGCCATGGACGCGCGCGGCTTCCTGATCGGCTCGGTGCTGGCCTATCAACTGAACAAGCCGCTGGTGCTGTTTCGCAAGCAGGGCAAGCTGCCGGCCGATGTGCTGGCCGAGGGTTATGCCACCGAATACGGCGAAGCGTTCCTCGAAGTGCACGCCGACAGCCTGTGCGAAGGCGACTCGGTGGTGATGTTCGATGACCTCATCGCCACCGGCGGCACGCTGATCGCCGCGGCCAACCTGATCCGCCGCATGGGCGCGCGGGTGCATGAAGCGGCCGCGATCATCGACCTGCCGGAACTGGGCGGCTCGCAGCGCCTGGAAGACATGGGCATCCCGACGTATTGCCTGACGCAGTTTGCGTTGACCGATAAGTAA
- the fnr gene encoding fumarate/nitrate reduction transcriptional regulator Fnr, which yields MSEPVKLRAHNQAHCKDCSLAPLCLPLSLNLEDMDALDEIVKRGRPLKKGEFLFRQGDNFDCVYAVRSGALKTFSLSDGGEEQLTGFHLPSELVGLSGMDTEKHPVSAQALETTSVCEIPFERLDELALQLPQLRRQLMRVMSREIRDDQQMMLLLSKKTADERIATFLVNLSARFRARGFSANQFRLSMSRNEIGNYLGLAVETVSRVFTRFQANELIAAEGKEIQILDPIQLCALAGGSLEG from the coding sequence ATGTCCGAGCCAGTAAAACTGCGCGCTCATAACCAGGCTCATTGCAAGGATTGCAGCCTGGCCCCCCTCTGTTTGCCACTTTCTCTGAATCTGGAAGACATGGATGCGCTGGACGAAATCGTTAAACGTGGCCGCCCGCTGAAAAAAGGCGAATTCCTGTTCCGCCAGGGCGACAACTTCGATTGCGTTTATGCAGTTCGCTCCGGCGCGTTGAAAACCTTCAGCCTGAGCGATGGCGGTGAAGAACAGCTCACCGGTTTCCACCTGCCCAGCGAACTGGTCGGGCTGTCGGGCATGGACACGGAAAAACACCCGGTCTCGGCCCAGGCACTGGAGACCACCTCGGTCTGCGAAATCCCGTTCGAACGCCTGGACGAACTGGCGCTGCAACTGCCACAACTGCGCCGCCAGTTGATGCGCGTGATGAGCCGGGAAATCCGCGACGATCAACAGATGATGTTGCTGCTGTCGAAAAAAACCGCCGACGAGCGCATCGCCACGTTCCTGGTCAACCTCTCGGCGCGTTTCCGCGCCCGTGGCTTCTCGGCCAACCAGTTCCGCCTGAGCATGTCGCGCAACGAAATCGGCAACTACCTGGGCCTGGCGGTGGAAACCGTCTCGCGGGTGTTCACGCGTTTCCAGGCCAACGAATTGATCGCCGCCGAGGGCAAGGAAATCCAGATCCTCGACCCGATCCAGCTGTGCGCACTGGCCGGCGGTTCGCTCGAAGGCTGA
- a CDS encoding acyl-CoA dehydrogenase family protein has translation MPAFQEYFDPSHQMVRDSVRRFVEREILPDIDQWEEAEGFPRELYLKAGAAGILGIGYPEAFGGSHEGDLFAKVAASEELMRCGSGGLVAGLGSLDIGLPPIVKWARPEVRERIVPQVLAGEKISALAVTEPGGGSDVANLQTRAVRDGDFYRVSGSKTFITSGVRADVYTVAVRTGEPGFAGISLLLIEKGTPGFTVGRSLKKMGWWASDTAELFFDDCRVPVGHLIGSENMGFACIMGNFQSERLALALMANMTAQLALEESLKWARQREAFGKPIGKFQVIKHRLAEMATALEVSREFTYRQAAKMAAGQSVIKEISMAKNFATDTADRIVNDAVQILGGLGYMRESLVERLYRDNRILSIGGGTREVMNEIISKQMGL, from the coding sequence ATGCCTGCCTTCCAGGAATACTTCGACCCCAGCCACCAAATGGTCCGCGACAGCGTCAGACGATTCGTCGAGCGCGAGATTCTTCCGGACATCGATCAGTGGGAAGAGGCCGAGGGCTTTCCCCGCGAGCTGTACCTCAAGGCCGGTGCGGCGGGGATTCTCGGCATCGGTTACCCGGAAGCCTTCGGTGGCAGCCACGAGGGTGACCTGTTCGCCAAGGTCGCCGCCAGCGAGGAGTTGATGCGCTGTGGCTCCGGCGGGCTGGTGGCGGGGCTGGGGTCGCTGGACATCGGCCTGCCGCCCATCGTCAAGTGGGCCCGGCCCGAGGTTCGCGAGCGCATCGTGCCGCAGGTGTTGGCTGGCGAGAAGATCAGCGCCCTGGCCGTCACCGAGCCCGGCGGCGGTTCCGACGTTGCCAACCTGCAAACCCGCGCCGTGCGTGACGGCGATTTTTACCGGGTCAGCGGCAGCAAGACCTTCATTACCAGCGGCGTGCGCGCCGATGTCTACACGGTGGCGGTGCGCACCGGCGAGCCGGGGTTTGCCGGCATCAGCCTGTTGCTGATCGAGAAAGGCACCCCAGGCTTCACCGTGGGCCGCTCACTGAAGAAAATGGGGTGGTGGGCCTCGGACACCGCCGAGCTGTTCTTCGACGATTGCAGGGTGCCCGTGGGCCATCTGATCGGCAGCGAGAACATGGGCTTCGCCTGCATCATGGGCAATTTCCAGAGCGAACGCCTGGCACTGGCGCTGATGGCCAACATGACCGCGCAACTGGCCCTGGAAGAGAGCCTGAAGTGGGCGCGCCAGCGTGAAGCGTTCGGCAAGCCAATCGGCAAGTTCCAGGTGATCAAGCACCGCCTCGCGGAAATGGCCACGGCCCTGGAAGTCTCGCGGGAGTTCACCTACCGGCAGGCGGCGAAGATGGCGGCGGGGCAGAGCGTGATCAAGGAAATTTCCATGGCCAAGAACTTCGCCACCGACACGGCGGACCGGATCGTCAACGATGCGGTGCAGATTCTTGGCGGGCTGGGTTATATGCGTGAGAGCCTGGTGGAGCGGTTGTACCGGGATAACCGGATACTGTCGATTGGCGGGGGGACGCGGGAAGTGATGAACGAGATTATCAGTAAGCAGATGGGGCTTTGA
- the hemN gene encoding oxygen-independent coproporphyrinogen III oxidase, translating into MLDDIRWDTDLIRRYDLAGPRYTSYPTAVQFDGHVGTFDLFHALRESRKALRPLSLYVHIPFCANICYYCACNKVITKDRGRALPYLQRLEQEIQLIACHLDPGQTVEQLHFGGGTPTFLSHDELRQLMAQLRKSFNLLDDDSGDYGIEIDPREADWSTMGLLRELGFNRVSIGVQDLDPSVQRAVNRLQSLDETRAVIEAARTLQFRSINIDLIYGLPKQTPEHFARTVEEVISLQPDRLSVFNYAHLPERFMPQRRINSDELPTPAQKLEMLQQTIEQLTRAGYRYIGMDHFALPDDELAIAQEESTLQRNFQGYTTHGHCDLIGLGVSAISQIGDLYCQNSSDLNQYQSTLASAQLATNRGLLCTRDDRVRRAVIQQLICSFELEFAVIEKAFNIDFRAYFAPLWPQLQGMAQDGLLELSDERITVLPAGRLLVRSVCMVFDAYLDQQNRQRFSRVI; encoded by the coding sequence ATGCTCGACGACATTCGTTGGGATACCGACCTGATCCGCCGTTACGACCTGGCGGGACCGCGCTACACCTCCTACCCCACCGCCGTACAGTTCGACGGGCACGTCGGCACCTTCGACCTGTTCCACGCTCTGCGAGAAAGCCGCAAGGCCCTGCGCCCGCTGTCGCTGTACGTGCACATCCCGTTCTGCGCGAACATTTGCTACTACTGCGCCTGCAACAAGGTCATCACCAAGGACCGCGGACGCGCCCTGCCCTACCTGCAACGCCTGGAGCAGGAAATCCAGTTGATCGCCTGCCACCTCGACCCCGGGCAGACTGTCGAGCAACTGCATTTCGGCGGCGGTACGCCGACCTTTTTAAGCCATGACGAGCTGCGCCAACTGATGGCCCAGTTGCGCAAGAGCTTCAACCTGCTGGACGACGACAGCGGCGACTACGGTATCGAGATCGACCCGCGCGAAGCCGACTGGTCGACCATGGGCCTGCTGCGCGAGTTGGGCTTCAACCGGGTCAGTATCGGTGTGCAGGACCTCGACCCGTCGGTGCAACGGGCGGTCAATCGCCTGCAAAGCCTGGATGAAACCCGCGCGGTGATCGAAGCGGCGCGGACCCTGCAATTTCGCTCGATCAACATCGACCTGATCTACGGCCTGCCCAAGCAGACCCCGGAACATTTCGCCCGCACCGTCGAAGAAGTCATCAGCCTGCAACCCGATCGCCTTTCGGTGTTCAACTATGCGCACCTGCCGGAACGCTTCATGCCACAGCGACGCATCAACAGCGACGAGCTGCCAACACCGGCGCAGAAACTGGAAATGCTCCAGCAGACCATCGAGCAACTGACCCGGGCCGGCTACCGCTACATCGGCATGGACCACTTCGCCCTGCCCGACGATGAACTGGCCATCGCCCAGGAAGAATCGACACTGCAACGCAACTTCCAGGGCTATACCACCCACGGCCATTGCGACCTGATTGGCCTGGGCGTATCAGCGATCAGCCAGATCGGCGACCTGTACTGCCAGAACAGCAGCGACCTGAATCAGTACCAGAGCACCCTGGCTTCGGCACAACTGGCCACCAACCGCGGCCTGCTGTGCACCCGCGACGACCGCGTGCGCCGCGCCGTGATCCAGCAATTGATCTGCAGTTTCGAGCTGGAATTTGCCGTCATCGAGAAGGCTTTCAACATCGACTTCCGCGCTTACTTCGCGCCGTTGTGGCCGCAGTTGCAAGGCATGGCCCAGGATGGCCTGCTTGAGTTGAGCGATGAACGCATCACCGTCTTACCCGCCGGACGCCTGCTGGTGCGCTCGGTGTGCATGGTGTTCGACGCCTATCTGGATCAGCAGAACCGCCAGCGTTTTTCCCGGGTGATCTAG